One stretch of Weissella koreensis KACC 15510 DNA includes these proteins:
- a CDS encoding ABC transporter ATP-binding protein: MTLLKINDLTFTYPNDAKPVLNQVNWSLDPHSFNLLSGPSGVGKSTLLRLMAGLERPQSGTITIDQYPIHTVVPFERAKHVALLFQNPSRQFTMQTAQEELQFALENLQTPQAQIEPRIEKVLTALNLTDIADRPLLHLSGGEQQKAALAIILAMDTNIIVLDEPFANVDPDARLSLLKTLKQIQLEQDKTIIITDHDLNNYQQIIDHHYQLTSAGELIISKSNQLMTAPPVIFKKRTNLINGSLSWTDLSITQAKKTLLKPNSFTLPAASIGLLSGQNGSGKSTLLQTISRQRPLNGTLTWDGQSHLKDWSSFVGYGFQTASNQFITMTPAEEFSISLKISQQAEYWTPTLINSCIEQLQLTEVLNHSVYQLSGGQQKKVQTLALLILGLPVLLLDEPLAGLDLQSIKIVMNIMQKYIKSTQTSILMISHQRHGLETFIDYERNLTQQTLINPAERGL, from the coding sequence ATGACACTTTTAAAAATTAATGACTTAACCTTTACCTATCCAAATGATGCAAAGCCTGTTTTGAATCAAGTAAATTGGAGTTTAGACCCCCATAGTTTTAATTTATTAAGCGGGCCCAGTGGAGTTGGCAAATCCACTCTGTTACGTTTAATGGCTGGGCTTGAGCGTCCACAAAGCGGAACGATTACCATTGATCAATATCCGATCCATACAGTAGTCCCCTTTGAGCGTGCTAAACATGTCGCGCTCCTATTTCAAAACCCATCCCGCCAGTTTACAATGCAGACTGCTCAAGAAGAATTACAATTTGCATTAGAGAATTTACAAACACCACAAGCACAAATTGAACCACGAATCGAGAAAGTTTTAACAGCCCTAAATTTAACGGATATAGCGGATCGCCCTTTACTTCATTTATCTGGAGGTGAACAACAAAAAGCGGCCCTAGCAATCATTTTAGCCATGGACACAAATATCATTGTATTAGACGAGCCATTTGCTAATGTCGATCCTGATGCCCGCTTATCTTTATTGAAAACCTTAAAACAAATTCAATTAGAGCAAGATAAAACAATTATAATTACCGATCATGATCTAAACAATTATCAGCAGATCATTGATCATCATTACCAACTGACTTCCGCTGGTGAATTAATTATAAGTAAATCAAATCAACTTATGACAGCCCCTCCAGTCATTTTCAAAAAGCGGACTAATTTAATTAATGGGTCCTTATCTTGGACGGATTTATCTATTACGCAAGCTAAAAAAACATTATTGAAGCCAAATAGTTTCACTCTGCCAGCGGCCTCCATTGGCCTCCTTTCAGGTCAAAATGGATCGGGTAAATCCACTTTGTTACAAACAATTAGCCGTCAACGCCCGTTAAATGGAACCTTAACATGGGATGGCCAATCCCATCTAAAAGATTGGTCATCCTTTGTCGGCTATGGCTTTCAAACTGCCAGCAATCAATTTATAACTATGACTCCGGCTGAAGAATTTTCAATCAGTTTAAAAATCAGTCAACAAGCTGAATACTGGACCCCCACTTTGATCAATTCTTGCATCGAACAGTTACAATTGACCGAAGTTTTAAACCATAGTGTCTACCAGCTATCTGGCGGACAGCAAAAAAAAGTTCAAACTTTAGCCCTCCTAATCTTAGGATTGCCAGTTCTTTTATTAGATGAACCCTTAGCTGGATTAGATTTACAATCAATTAAAATAGTTATGAACATTATGCAAAAATATATCAAAAGCACCCAAACTAGTATCTTGATGATTTCACATCAGCGCCATGGTTTAGAAACATTTATTGATTATGAACGCAATTTAACACAACAAACTTTAATTAACCCAGCCGAGAGAGGATTATAA
- the thrS gene encoding threonine--tRNA ligase translates to MADIEIKFPDGAVKNFASGVTPLEIANGISKSLAKKAVSGRLNGEYVGMHDQMMVGGDFELITKDSEEALRLLRHSASHLMAQALKRLHPDMNFGVGPAIDNGFYYDTDNAEGQVSVEEFPAIEKIMHKIVEENLPIVSRVISREEALDMFKDDPYKVELINDLPIDEKISIAVQGDHVELDKGGLVPSTGWIKNFKLTSVAGAYWRGKSSNPMLQRIYGTAFWNADDLQAELKRRDEAKERDHRRIGAQQDLFFTSQEVGSGLPVWMPNGAAIRRTLERYIVDRELEAGYEHVYTPILSNLDLYKTSGHWDHYHDDMFPPMDMGDGEFLELRPMNCPSHIQVYNHHPRSYKELPLRIAELGMMHRYEKSGALTGLSRVREMTLNDGHTFVTLDQIEDEFKNILNLMIDVYHDFNISDYRFRLSYRDPKNTEKYFDDDEMWANSQRMLKAAMDDLGLDYFEAEGEAAFYGPKLDVQIKTALGGEETLSTIQLDFLLPEKFDLGYVGSDGEQHRPVMIHRGVISTMERFTAYLIEMYKGAFPTWLAPHQVRVIPVNRGAHSEYAEKIVEQLKHQGIRAEYEDRNEKLGYLIRDAQSLKIPYTLVIGDDEKNNESVTIRRFGSRDTETMPLAEFEKTLLADIANYSRTDQK, encoded by the coding sequence ATGGCAGATATTGAGATTAAGTTCCCTGACGGAGCGGTTAAAAATTTTGCAAGTGGTGTTACACCGCTTGAAATTGCAAATGGTATTTCAAAGTCATTGGCAAAAAAAGCTGTATCTGGTCGTTTAAATGGTGAATATGTTGGAATGCATGACCAAATGATGGTTGGTGGTGATTTTGAATTGATTACTAAAGATTCAGAAGAGGCATTGCGCTTACTACGTCACTCAGCGTCACATTTGATGGCTCAAGCTTTAAAACGTTTGCATCCTGATATGAATTTTGGAGTTGGTCCAGCAATTGATAATGGTTTCTATTATGATACTGATAATGCAGAAGGCCAAGTTTCAGTTGAAGAATTCCCAGCAATTGAAAAAATTATGCATAAAATTGTGGAAGAAAACTTACCTATTGTTTCACGCGTGATTTCACGTGAGGAAGCATTAGATATGTTTAAAGACGATCCATACAAAGTTGAATTGATTAATGACTTGCCAATTGATGAAAAAATTTCAATTGCTGTACAAGGTGATCACGTTGAATTGGATAAGGGTGGTCTTGTTCCATCAACTGGTTGGATTAAAAACTTTAAGTTAACTTCTGTAGCAGGAGCATACTGGCGTGGAAAATCTTCAAATCCAATGTTACAACGGATTTATGGAACTGCTTTTTGGAATGCTGATGATTTACAAGCTGAATTAAAGCGTCGTGATGAAGCTAAAGAACGCGATCACCGTCGTATTGGAGCTCAACAAGATCTATTCTTTACTTCACAAGAAGTTGGATCAGGACTACCTGTTTGGATGCCAAATGGAGCGGCCATTCGTCGGACTTTGGAACGTTACATTGTTGATCGCGAATTAGAAGCTGGGTATGAACATGTTTATACTCCAATCCTTTCTAATTTAGATTTGTATAAGACTTCAGGGCACTGGGATCATTATCATGATGATATGTTTCCACCAATGGATATGGGAGATGGTGAATTCCTAGAACTACGGCCAATGAACTGTCCTTCACACATTCAAGTGTATAATCATCATCCACGTTCATATAAAGAATTGCCTTTGCGGATTGCAGAATTGGGGATGATGCATCGTTATGAAAAGTCTGGGGCTTTGACTGGTCTATCACGTGTCCGCGAAATGACATTGAATGATGGACACACATTTGTGACTTTGGATCAAATTGAAGATGAATTTAAAAACATCTTGAACTTGATGATTGATGTCTACCATGACTTTAACATTAGTGATTACCGCTTCCGTCTTTCTTATCGTGATCCTAAAAATACAGAAAAGTATTTTGACGATGATGAAATGTGGGCCAATTCACAACGGATGTTGAAGGCTGCTATGGATGATTTGGGACTAGATTACTTTGAAGCCGAAGGTGAAGCTGCCTTCTATGGTCCAAAGTTGGATGTTCAAATTAAGACTGCCTTGGGTGGCGAAGAAACACTTTCAACGATTCAATTAGATTTCTTGTTGCCTGAGAAGTTCGATTTAGGTTATGTAGGTTCTGATGGAGAACAACATCGCCCAGTGATGATTCACCGTGGTGTTATTTCAACGATGGAACGCTTTACAGCTTACCTCATTGAAATGTACAAGGGTGCTTTCCCAACTTGGTTGGCACCTCATCAAGTACGTGTAATCCCAGTTAATCGTGGAGCTCACAGTGAATATGCAGAAAAGATTGTGGAGCAATTGAAGCACCAAGGAATTCGTGCCGAATATGAAGACCGCAATGAAAAGTTAGGTTATTTGATTCGTGATGCGCAATCATTGAAGATTCCATATACTTTGGTAATTGGGGATGATGAGAAGAATAATGAAAGTGTTACAATTCGTCGTTTCGGTTCACGTGATACTGAGACGATGCCATTGGCTGAGTTTGAAAAAACTTTGTTAGCTGACATTGCTAATTATTCACGTACTGATCAAAAGTAA
- a CDS encoding ECF-type riboflavin transporter substrate-binding protein, whose amino-acid sequence MRLKKLKWILALVVSVIFFALIMPIFNLPVGVRNTQITFGMAWLSLVTAVFGPIFGLLMGLLGHALQDYSLLGNAWWSWVIADGLFGLLLGLVTQRLQLIFSPLSWHKVITFNIWQGLANLIAWVIIAPLGDILIYGSKAKLVFKQGLYAGIANFFVIAVFGTILIIITNYLIKLFKISRK is encoded by the coding sequence ATGCGTTTAAAAAAATTAAAATGGATTTTAGCGCTTGTTGTTAGTGTTATCTTTTTTGCTTTAATCATGCCGATTTTTAATTTACCAGTTGGGGTTAGAAATACACAAATTACCTTTGGAATGGCTTGGCTGTCATTAGTGACAGCAGTATTTGGTCCAATTTTTGGTCTTTTGATGGGGTTATTAGGCCACGCGCTACAAGACTATTCATTATTAGGAAATGCCTGGTGGTCATGGGTAATTGCGGATGGTTTATTTGGATTATTGCTTGGTTTGGTTACGCAACGACTACAATTAATCTTTAGTCCGTTAAGCTGGCATAAGGTTATAACATTTAACATTTGGCAAGGCTTGGCTAATCTAATTGCTTGGGTGATAATTGCCCCACTAGGAGATATTTTAATTTATGGTTCCAAAGCTAAATTAGTCTTTAAACAAGGGTTGTATGCTGGCATTGCTAACTTCTTCGTCATTGCTGTTTTTGGAACAATATTAATTATCATTACTAATTATTTGATCAAACTTTTTAAGATATCAAGAAAATAA
- a CDS encoding flavodoxin domain-containing protein gives MRARVLYATLTGNNEDVADVIIAEFERLGVQTIKEDISDVEALDLNPTTQDILVTVVYTFDLGTLADEAIDFYEDLPDVDLEGVIYGVAGSGDVYYGKDYGTAVDILEKQFSKTAGIHGASGVKVNLRPDAKATDELQKFTQALVQKASNN, from the coding sequence ATGCGAGCGCGAGTTTTGTATGCAACTTTAACTGGTAATAATGAAGATGTTGCAGATGTGATTATTGCTGAGTTTGAACGACTAGGAGTGCAAACCATTAAGGAAGATATTTCTGATGTTGAGGCTTTGGATTTAAATCCCACGACACAAGATATTTTGGTTACAGTGGTTTATACCTTTGATTTGGGAACTTTAGCTGATGAAGCAATTGATTTTTATGAAGATTTACCAGATGTTGATTTGGAAGGCGTTATTTATGGAGTAGCTGGTTCAGGAGATGTTTACTATGGTAAAGATTACGGAACAGCGGTTGACATATTAGAGAAACAATTTTCAAAGACTGCGGGGATTCATGGTGCTTCTGGAGTAAAAGTTAATTTGCGGCCAGATGCCAAAGCTACGGATGAATTACAAAAATTTACGCAAGCCTTGGTACAAAAAGCTAGTAATAATTGA
- the groL gene encoding chaperonin GroEL (60 kDa chaperone family; promotes refolding of misfolded polypeptides especially under stressful conditions; forms two stacked rings of heptamers to form a barrel-shaped 14mer; ends can be capped by GroES; misfolded proteins enter the barrel where they are refolded when GroES binds), with translation MAKELKFSEDARAKMKAGVDQLADTVKTTIGPKGRNVVIEQSYGAPTITNDGVTIAKSIELEDHFEDMGAKLVAEVASKTNDIAGDGTTTATVLAQAIINEGLKNVTAGANPVGVRRGIELATNAAVQSLHDMSKTVSTKEEIAQIASISAANEEVGALIAEAMDKVGHDGVITIEESKGIETTLDVVEGMQFDRGYMSQYMVTDNEKMEANLDNPFIMITDKKIGNIQDILPVLQQVVEQGRSLLIVADDITGEALPTLVLNKMRGTFNVVAVKAPGFGDRRKAMLEDLAVLTGGTVITDELGLNLKDVTIENLGQAAKVTVTKDSTTVVEGAGDKQLLSERVALIKGQIEETTSDFDREKLQERLAKLAGGVAVINVGAATETELKERKYRIEDALNATRAAVEEGFVAGGGTALVNAIPAVSALTAEGDVQTGINIVERALEAPVRQIAENAGLEGSVIVNKLKEQTLGTGYNAADDTWVDMIDAGIVDPTKVTRSALQNAASVSALLLTTEAVVAEQPKDETVMPAAPQGGMNGMM, from the coding sequence ATGGCAAAAGAATTGAAATTTTCTGAAGATGCGCGAGCAAAGATGAAGGCCGGAGTTGATCAATTAGCGGACACCGTTAAAACAACAATTGGTCCCAAGGGCCGTAATGTTGTGATTGAGCAAAGTTATGGTGCTCCAACGATCACAAATGATGGAGTAACGATTGCTAAGTCTATTGAATTAGAAGATCATTTTGAAGACATGGGAGCTAAGCTAGTCGCTGAAGTTGCTTCTAAGACCAACGACATTGCTGGTGATGGAACAACTACTGCGACTGTATTGGCTCAAGCTATCATCAACGAAGGCTTGAAGAATGTTACTGCCGGGGCTAATCCAGTTGGGGTTCGCCGCGGAATTGAATTAGCTACGAATGCTGCTGTTCAATCTTTGCATGATATGTCAAAGACGGTTTCAACTAAAGAAGAAATTGCTCAAATTGCCTCAATTTCAGCTGCTAACGAAGAAGTTGGTGCTTTGATTGCGGAAGCAATGGACAAAGTTGGTCATGATGGTGTTATTACCATTGAAGAATCTAAGGGAATTGAAACTACTTTGGATGTCGTTGAAGGAATGCAATTTGACCGTGGTTACATGTCACAATACATGGTGACAGATAATGAGAAGATGGAAGCTAACTTAGATAATCCATTTATTATGATCACAGATAAGAAGATTGGAAACATTCAAGATATTCTTCCTGTTTTGCAACAAGTTGTAGAGCAAGGACGTTCACTTTTGATCGTTGCTGATGATATTACAGGTGAAGCTTTGCCAACCTTGGTTTTGAATAAGATGCGTGGAACCTTTAATGTCGTGGCTGTTAAGGCACCAGGATTTGGTGACCGTCGCAAGGCAATGCTAGAAGACTTAGCTGTTTTGACAGGTGGAACGGTTATTACTGACGAACTTGGTTTGAATTTGAAGGACGTTACCATCGAAAACTTAGGTCAAGCAGCTAAGGTTACAGTTACGAAAGATAGTACGACAGTAGTTGAAGGCGCTGGTGATAAACAATTACTTAGTGAACGTGTCGCTTTAATCAAGGGTCAGATTGAGGAAACTACTTCTGACTTTGATCGTGAGAAGTTACAAGAACGTCTAGCTAAATTAGCTGGTGGTGTTGCTGTGATTAATGTTGGAGCAGCAACTGAGACAGAATTGAAGGAACGTAAGTACCGGATTGAAGACGCCTTAAATGCTACTCGTGCGGCGGTTGAAGAAGGCTTTGTTGCTGGTGGTGGAACCGCATTAGTTAATGCTATTCCAGCTGTTTCAGCTTTAACTGCCGAAGGTGATGTTCAAACTGGAATCAATATTGTTGAACGTGCCTTAGAAGCACCTGTTCGTCAAATCGCTGAAAATGCTGGTTTGGAAGGTTCAGTTATTGTTAATAAGTTGAAGGAACAAACATTAGGAACTGGTTATAATGCTGCTGATGATACTTGGGTAGATATGATTGATGCTGGAATTGTGGACCCAACTAAGGTTACTCGTTCAGCATTACAAAATGCCGCTTCAGTCTCAGCCCTATTGTTGACAACTGAAGCTGTCGTTGCTGAGCAACCAAAGGATGAAACAGTTATGCCAGCTGCGCCACAAGGTGGCATGAACGGTATGATGTAG
- a CDS encoding HD domain-containing protein, with protein sequence MKVEAIKDYVREITSQEFSGHDYLHLERVLQNAELLMQSEEGFKRDVIVTAVLLHDLIDEKLTNNINEMIDEIRIKMREWGLADDERAEVLDIITHMSFAKNLEQHHVLNLDGEIVQDADRLDALGAIGIGRAFTYGGHANNLMYNPNEAVRENMTSAEYRQHSTVINHFHEKLLKLEGEMNTATAKKLAARRTAFMRFYLDEFTAEINGDK encoded by the coding sequence ATGAAGGTTGAAGCAATTAAAGATTATGTCCGTGAAATTACAAGCCAAGAATTTTCGGGACATGACTATCTACACTTAGAGCGGGTGTTACAAAATGCTGAATTATTAATGCAGTCAGAAGAGGGCTTTAAACGAGATGTAATTGTGACTGCGGTTTTGTTACATGATTTAATTGATGAAAAATTAACGAATAATATCAATGAAATGATTGATGAAATACGTATTAAAATGCGGGAATGGGGATTGGCAGATGATGAGCGGGCAGAAGTTTTAGATATTATTACACATATGTCATTTGCTAAAAATTTGGAACAACATCATGTGCTGAATTTAGATGGTGAAATTGTTCAAGATGCTGACCGCCTGGACGCACTAGGGGCGATTGGGATTGGAAGAGCTTTTACTTATGGAGGGCATGCCAATAACTTGATGTATAATCCCAATGAAGCAGTACGAGAAAATATGACCAGTGCGGAATACCGGCAGCACAGTACAGTGATAAATCATTTTCATGAAAAGCTGTTAAAGTTAGAAGGCGAAATGAATACAGCAACGGCTAAAAAACTTGCTGCCCGGCGGACTGCTTTTATGCGTTTCTATCTTGATGAATTTACAGCTGAGATTAACGGGGATAAGTAA
- a CDS encoding co-chaperone GroES: MLKPLGDRVLLQVNDEKEQTVGSIVIASNAQEKSATGTVVAVSETTVGDLEAPKSVKIGDEVIYDQYAGKEIKNDGETYLVLHERDIMAIL; this comes from the coding sequence ATGTTAAAGCCATTAGGAGATCGGGTTTTATTACAGGTCAATGATGAAAAAGAACAAACAGTCGGTAGTATCGTTATCGCTTCAAATGCGCAAGAAAAATCTGCTACTGGAACAGTAGTGGCAGTTTCTGAAACTACAGTTGGTGATTTGGAAGCTCCTAAGTCCGTTAAAATTGGGGATGAAGTGATTTATGACCAATATGCCGGTAAAGAAATTAAAAATGATGGTGAAACATATTTGGTTTTGCACGAACGCGATATCATGGCCATCCTATAA
- a CDS encoding energy-coupling factor transporter transmembrane component T family protein, giving the protein MAGHFKFEPALLLSTVLLASIEISFVRSIPGNLFLVLIGLFYLFLNQINYRKIGLLLLISIPLAFGTWTSFWFFGTGDHLTNARLYTSRLYAYLILGGLVTLTSTPRDLLINLHARFKLSNTFVYGILAALNLLDQVKQQIKTIQYAAKLRGIKYHLWSPQLYFKTILSANYWATDLTNAMHSHGFSEGQSRTEALPMPWPIVQIIILILILVLFNGILWFCKN; this is encoded by the coding sequence ATGGCAGGCCATTTTAAATTTGAACCGGCGTTGTTGCTATCAACCGTTTTATTAGCTTCCATTGAAATTTCCTTTGTGCGCAGCATCCCAGGAAATCTTTTTTTGGTTTTAATTGGACTATTTTATTTATTTTTAAATCAAATCAATTATCGAAAAATAGGTTTACTCTTACTCATTTCAATTCCATTAGCATTTGGAACCTGGACCTCATTTTGGTTTTTTGGAACTGGCGATCATCTCACCAATGCTCGACTTTATACGTCTCGACTTTATGCTTATTTAATTCTAGGTGGACTAGTTACACTAACATCTACTCCCCGAGATCTCTTAATAAATTTACATGCCCGCTTTAAGCTATCAAACACCTTTGTTTATGGTATTTTAGCAGCATTAAATTTACTCGACCAAGTAAAACAGCAAATCAAAACCATTCAGTATGCAGCTAAACTACGAGGTATAAAATACCATCTTTGGAGCCCTCAACTATATTTTAAAACTATCTTAAGCGCCAATTATTGGGCCACCGATTTAACCAATGCAATGCATTCTCACGGTTTTTCCGAGGGCCAATCACGGACTGAAGCACTGCCAATGCCTTGGCCCATTGTACAAATAATCATCTTAATTTTGATTTTAGTTCTATTCAATGGCATTTTATGGTTTTGCAAAAATTAA
- a CDS encoding DUF1456 family protein: MNNNDIVIRLRYALAISNADMLKIFKLGGLELTNEKLVKILKRQDKETPRDQNLTMEELERFMNGLIISQRGIKKDANGQTSEPTFDMKKEDDINNVVLKKLKIAMQYTSEDYQSFFKSAGIEVSNAELSAVLRRPDHRNYRPAGNRYLRNILKGMALEYRKEQ, from the coding sequence ATGAATAATAATGACATTGTAATTCGATTACGATACGCCTTGGCGATTTCAAATGCAGATATGCTTAAAATTTTTAAATTAGGTGGTCTAGAACTTACCAATGAAAAACTAGTAAAGATTCTAAAACGTCAAGATAAAGAAACACCAAGAGATCAAAATTTAACGATGGAAGAACTTGAACGGTTTATGAATGGTTTAATTATTTCTCAACGTGGAATTAAAAAAGACGCTAATGGACAAACTTCAGAACCAACCTTTGATATGAAAAAAGAGGACGATATTAATAACGTAGTGCTAAAGAAATTGAAAATAGCAATGCAATATACCAGTGAAGATTATCAAAGTTTTTTTAAGTCAGCAGGAATAGAAGTTTCAAATGCTGAATTGAGTGCGGTATTACGGCGCCCTGATCATCGAAATTATCGTCCAGCGGGAAATCGATATTTAAGAAACATTCTGAAAGGAATGGCCTTAGAATATCGAAAGGAACAATAA
- the mutL gene encoding DNA mismatch repair endonuclease MutL gives MQEIIELSETLANQIAAGEVIERPASVVKELVENAIDSGAHKIDILIEAAGVQSIEVIDDGQGIPTDQLERAFLRHATSKIQTKQDLFQIHSLGFRGEALPSIASVADVFLETAVVDATSGAMIHIKGNKIIEKKGSGARRGTKIKVSDLFFNTPARLKYLKSQSTELAKIVDIINRLAFSYPAIAFNLVHNQKQLTQTVGNGNLQQVISSVYGLSVARDMVTIDDHDADFKVQGWISKPELTRSNRSYISLLINGRYVHNFNLAKALIKGYGTRLMVGRFPMAVLKIELDPSLVDVNVHPQKFEVRISKEDKLLALIEKMVAEAFDNVNLIPNATENLIESSVKKNYDGQPEKSFIQQLNTVSKNKQVQNQNQRVNLSVDGLLDSQKANGLSENQDIQSFHEERQITPIVVEHLGDLNEATVEAFEQKYQQESKANPFGLDSSTVIAGEQTQLTLDHETESTSELAGFPKLEYLSQLHGTFLFAQGSDGLYLIDQHAAQERVKYEYYQATLAKHDLEQQKMLVPLVFEFTTVEMLELESQAETLRELGLHLENFGPNTLILREHPGWFPAGQEADTVHEMVDWLLREGGLTLQQFREKTAIMMACKRSIKANWKLNAIEAQNLIDQLAQTKNPYNCPHGRPVVINFKETDLEKMFKRIQDSHENWVEYDNHPF, from the coding sequence ATGCAGGAAATCATTGAATTATCAGAAACATTGGCCAATCAGATTGCAGCAGGGGAAGTGATTGAACGGCCTGCATCAGTAGTGAAAGAGTTAGTGGAAAATGCGATTGATTCTGGAGCACACAAAATTGATATTTTAATTGAAGCGGCCGGGGTTCAGTCAATTGAAGTGATAGATGACGGTCAAGGAATTCCAACTGATCAATTAGAGCGAGCTTTTTTACGACATGCTACTTCTAAAATTCAGACGAAGCAGGATTTATTTCAAATCCATTCCTTAGGATTTCGGGGGGAGGCTTTACCCTCGATTGCCTCAGTTGCCGATGTCTTTTTAGAAACGGCAGTGGTTGATGCTACTTCTGGAGCCATGATTCATATAAAAGGAAATAAAATTATAGAAAAAAAGGGATCTGGAGCACGGCGGGGGACTAAAATTAAAGTTAGTGATTTGTTTTTTAATACGCCAGCTCGGCTGAAATATCTTAAATCACAATCAACGGAACTCGCTAAAATTGTTGATATTATCAATCGATTAGCTTTTAGTTATCCCGCAATTGCTTTTAATCTAGTTCATAATCAGAAACAGTTAACGCAAACGGTAGGAAACGGGAATTTACAACAAGTAATCAGTTCTGTGTATGGGTTAAGTGTGGCTCGTGATATGGTTACCATTGATGATCATGATGCTGACTTTAAAGTACAAGGCTGGATTTCTAAACCGGAATTAACTCGTTCAAATCGATCTTATATTAGTTTGTTAATTAATGGTCGCTATGTGCATAATTTTAATTTAGCGAAAGCTTTAATTAAAGGTTATGGAACTCGCTTAATGGTGGGCCGTTTTCCAATGGCGGTGTTGAAAATTGAATTAGATCCAAGCCTAGTGGACGTTAACGTGCATCCGCAAAAATTTGAGGTTCGAATTAGTAAAGAAGATAAATTATTAGCGCTGATAGAAAAAATGGTCGCTGAGGCTTTTGATAATGTTAATTTAATTCCCAATGCAACTGAAAATTTAATTGAATCCTCAGTTAAGAAGAATTATGATGGGCAACCTGAAAAAAGCTTTATTCAACAATTAAATACTGTCTCTAAGAATAAGCAAGTTCAAAATCAAAATCAACGGGTGAATTTAAGCGTAGATGGATTATTGGATTCCCAAAAAGCTAATGGATTATCAGAAAATCAAGACATTCAGTCATTCCATGAAGAGAGACAGATTACCCCGATTGTGGTAGAACATCTGGGCGACTTAAACGAAGCAACGGTTGAAGCGTTTGAACAAAAGTATCAGCAAGAATCGAAAGCAAATCCATTTGGACTTGATAGCTCGACTGTAATTGCAGGAGAACAGACACAACTTACTTTAGACCATGAAACAGAATCAACGTCAGAATTGGCCGGATTTCCAAAATTAGAATATCTAAGCCAATTACATGGTACCTTTTTATTTGCTCAAGGTTCAGATGGATTATATTTAATTGATCAGCATGCTGCTCAAGAACGGGTTAAATATGAATACTATCAAGCAACGCTAGCGAAACATGATTTAGAACAGCAAAAGATGCTAGTTCCATTGGTTTTTGAGTTTACAACGGTCGAAATGTTGGAGCTAGAGAGTCAGGCTGAGACGTTAAGGGAGCTAGGGCTGCATTTGGAAAATTTTGGTCCCAATACGCTTATTTTACGTGAGCATCCGGGCTGGTTCCCGGCGGGGCAAGAAGCTGATACGGTGCATGAAATGGTCGATTGGTTATTGCGTGAGGGAGGATTAACCTTACAACAATTCCGTGAAAAGACAGCCATTATGATGGCGTGCAAACGTTCAATTAAGGCGAATTGGAAGTTGAATGCTATTGAAGCACAAAATTTAATTGATCAGTTAGCTCAAACTAAAAACCCTTATAATTGTCCGCATGGTCGACCAGTGGTGATTAATTTTAAGGAAACTGATTTGGAAAAAATGTTTAAACGGATTCAAGATAGCCATGAAAATTGGGTTGAATATGATAACCACCCATTCTAA